In Chryseobacterium lactis, a single genomic region encodes these proteins:
- a CDS encoding protein-glutamine glutaminase, which translates to MRKFLLSMMVFVTVLSFNSCADSNANQDQQLTSKESKVTVKDFGKTVPVGIDQENGKFRIALMLNAQPFEIKDTKENEAYISMIKQAVKNETPLHVFTKANTNEIAKVEKATEEDVRYFKSVLTKEVKADAATSKLASVIPDLATLNSLFTQIKNQACGTSTASSPCITFRYPVDGCYARAHKMRQILNNAGYECEKQFVYGNLRASTGTCCVSWVYHVAILVSFKNASGVVEKRIIDPSLISTGPVTDVAWRSACTNSTCGSTSVSSFANTAGNVYYRNPAGSLLYDNNYVNTNCTLTAFSSLSGCSAPVPSTAHCGF; encoded by the coding sequence ATGAGAAAATTTTTGTTATCCATGATGGTATTTGTAACCGTCTTGTCATTTAATTCCTGCGCCGACTCAAACGCCAACCAGGATCAGCAGTTAACATCCAAAGAGTCTAAAGTTACTGTGAAAGACTTTGGAAAGACTGTTCCGGTAGGGATAGATCAGGAAAATGGCAAATTCAGAATTGCTTTGATGCTTAATGCTCAACCTTTTGAAATAAAGGACACAAAGGAAAATGAAGCCTACATTTCCATGATCAAACAGGCTGTAAAGAATGAAACGCCTCTTCATGTTTTCACTAAAGCCAATACAAACGAGATTGCTAAAGTAGAAAAAGCAACCGAAGAAGATGTTCGTTACTTTAAATCTGTTTTAACAAAAGAAGTAAAAGCTGATGCTGCAACCAGCAAATTAGCGAGTGTGATTCCTGATTTGGCTACCTTAAACAGTTTATTTACACAAATCAAAAACCAGGCTTGCGGAACTTCTACCGCTTCTTCACCTTGCATCACGTTCAGATATCCTGTAGACGGATGCTATGCAAGAGCTCATAAAATGAGACAAATTCTGAATAATGCCGGATATGAGTGCGAAAAACAGTTCGTATATGGTAACCTGAGAGCATCTACCGGTACGTGCTGCGTATCATGGGTATATCACGTAGCTATCCTTGTAAGCTTTAAAAATGCTTCAGGAGTGGTTGAAAAAAGAATCATTGATCCTTCATTGATCTCCACCGGACCAGTAACTGATGTTGCATGGAGAAGTGCTTGTACAAATTCAACCTGTGGTTCAACTTCTGTGTCTTCGTTTGCAAATACTGCAGGAAACGTATACTACAGAAACCCTGCCGGTTCTTTGCTATATGACAATAACTACGTCAATACAAATTGTACATTAACGGCATTCTCATCTCTTTCAGGATGTTCAGCGCCGGTACCTAGTACAGCACATTGCGGATTTTAA
- the lipB gene encoding lipoyl(octanoyl) transferase LipB, with the protein MNTNQNKAVEFEDLGIKEYQPAWDYQEQLMKSIIDTKIKNRDLPAEQHITTPNHLLLVEHPHVYTLGKSGHEENMLAGIDKLKELEATYVKTNRGGDITYHGYGQIVGYPVLDLENFFTDIHLYMRNLEEVIIRTIGEYGLKGERSPGETGVWLDVGKPYARKICAMGVKASRWVTLHGFALNINTDMRYFEYIIPCGIKDKQVTSLKRELERELTPEEMEDIKAKIRKHFADVFQAELIYK; encoded by the coding sequence ATGAATACAAATCAAAATAAAGCAGTAGAATTTGAAGATTTAGGGATAAAAGAATATCAGCCTGCCTGGGATTACCAGGAGCAACTGATGAAGTCTATTATTGATACTAAAATAAAAAACAGAGATCTTCCTGCAGAGCAACATATTACCACTCCGAATCACCTCCTTTTGGTAGAACATCCTCATGTTTACACATTGGGAAAAAGCGGACATGAAGAAAATATGCTTGCCGGCATCGATAAATTAAAGGAATTGGAAGCAACCTATGTGAAAACCAACCGGGGCGGTGATATCACCTATCATGGGTACGGACAAATTGTAGGTTACCCCGTTCTGGATCTTGAAAACTTTTTCACGGATATTCATTTGTATATGAGAAATCTGGAAGAAGTAATTATCAGAACCATTGGTGAATATGGTCTTAAAGGGGAACGTTCCCCGGGAGAAACCGGTGTATGGCTGGATGTTGGAAAGCCTTATGCCAGAAAGATCTGCGCTATGGGGGTAAAAGCTTCCCGATGGGTAACATTGCATGGCTTTGCTTTAAATATCAACACTGATATGCGTTATTTTGAATATATCATTCCGTGTGGAATCAAGGATAAACAGGTAACCTCTTTAAAAAGAGAACTGGAAAGGGAATTGACGCCTGAAGAAATGGAAGATATCAAAGCTAAAATCAGAAAACACTTTGCTGATGTTTTTCAGGCCGAGTTGATTTACAAATAA
- the trpA gene encoding tryptophan synthase subunit alpha, translated as MKKLNIYFTAGIPQLEDTTDIIKLIQDSGADMIEIGMPYSDPVADGPVIQKAHEQALQNGMTIEKLFSQLKTIKNEIKIPVILMGYINPVLSFGFENFCVACSESGVSGLILPDLPPIEFEKNYQQILKKYNLNFTFLVTPETSDKRIQYLDSLSSGFLYAVSSSSTTGNDNTILKNEYYLSRVASLPLKNPVMIGFGIKSKEDFENVTEKADGGIIGTAFVNILLQDKDWKKSAIDFIHSIKG; from the coding sequence ATGAAAAAACTAAATATATACTTCACAGCGGGAATTCCTCAATTGGAAGATACCACTGATATTATAAAGCTCATTCAGGACTCCGGAGCAGATATGATTGAGATCGGAATGCCTTATTCTGATCCTGTGGCTGACGGACCTGTGATTCAAAAAGCACACGAACAGGCCTTACAAAACGGAATGACAATAGAAAAACTATTTTCACAGCTAAAAACCATTAAAAATGAAATAAAAATTCCGGTAATTTTGATGGGATATATCAATCCTGTACTGAGTTTCGGATTTGAAAATTTTTGTGTTGCATGTTCGGAAAGTGGAGTTTCAGGATTAATTTTACCTGATCTTCCACCCATTGAATTTGAGAAAAACTATCAGCAGATTTTAAAAAAATACAATCTTAATTTCACTTTCCTGGTCACTCCGGAAACGTCCGATAAAAGAATTCAGTACCTGGACTCTTTAAGCTCAGGTTTTCTGTACGCAGTAAGCTCTTCCTCCACCACAGGAAATGATAATACTATTCTGAAAAATGAATACTACCTTTCCAGGGTAGCTTCTCTTCCATTGAAGAATCCGGTGATGATTGGGTTTGGAATCAAGTCAAAAGAAGATTTTGAAAATGTAACGGAAAAAGCTGACGGAGGGATTATCGGAACAGCCTTTGTGAATATTTTACTCCAGGATAAAGATTGGAAGAAAAGTGCCATAGATTTTATCCATTCCATAAAAGGGTAA
- the trpB gene encoding tryptophan synthase subunit beta — MNYKNPDDNGYYGDFGGAFIPEMLYPNVEELQQNYLKIIESEDFQNEYQDLLKNYVGRATPLYFAKNLSEKYKTQIYLKREDLNHTGAHKINNALGQVLLAKRLGKTRIIAETGAGQHGVATATACALLGLECIVYMGEIDIQRQAPNVARMKMLGAEVVAATSGSKTLKDAVNEALRDWINNPVTTHYVIGSVVGPHPFPDLVARFQSIISKEIREQLKEKIGRENPDYVIACVGGGSNAAGTFYHFVEEKDVKIIAAEAGGLGIDSGKSAATTFLGTLGVLHGSKSLVMQTADGQVIEPHSISAGLDYPGIGPFHAHLFKEKRAEFFSINDDEALKCAFELTKLEGIIPALESAHALAVLDKKKFNENDIVVICLSGRGDKDMETYLKNL; from the coding sequence ATGAATTATAAAAACCCCGATGATAACGGATATTATGGAGATTTTGGAGGCGCCTTCATCCCTGAAATGCTCTATCCGAATGTAGAAGAATTGCAACAGAATTATCTTAAAATTATTGAATCTGAAGACTTTCAGAATGAATATCAGGACCTTCTTAAAAACTATGTAGGTCGTGCTACACCACTCTATTTTGCTAAAAATTTAAGTGAGAAATACAAAACTCAGATTTATCTAAAAAGAGAAGACCTTAATCATACCGGAGCTCATAAAATCAATAATGCACTTGGACAGGTTTTGCTGGCAAAGCGTCTTGGAAAAACCAGAATCATTGCTGAAACGGGAGCCGGCCAACATGGGGTTGCAACCGCTACGGCCTGTGCCTTGCTTGGGCTTGAATGTATTGTATATATGGGTGAAATCGATATCCAAAGACAGGCTCCGAACGTAGCAAGAATGAAAATGCTGGGGGCAGAAGTTGTAGCCGCTACTTCAGGTTCTAAAACACTTAAAGACGCAGTGAATGAAGCATTAAGGGACTGGATCAACAATCCTGTGACTACTCATTATGTTATCGGAAGCGTAGTAGGACCTCATCCATTTCCTGATCTTGTAGCCAGATTTCAAAGTATTATTTCAAAGGAAATCAGAGAGCAGCTTAAAGAAAAAATAGGAAGAGAAAACCCTGATTATGTCATTGCATGTGTTGGTGGAGGGAGTAATGCAGCAGGAACATTTTATCATTTTGTAGAAGAAAAAGACGTTAAAATTATTGCTGCTGAAGCCGGAGGTCTGGGTATTGATTCAGGAAAATCTGCTGCTACTACATTTTTAGGAACCTTAGGAGTTCTTCACGGAAGCAAAAGTCTTGTAATGCAGACGGCAGACGGACAGGTTATTGAGCCTCACTCCATTTCTGCGGGATTGGATTATCCAGGAATCGGCCCTTTTCATGCCCATTTGTTTAAAGAAAAACGGGCAGAATTTTTCAGTATTAATGATGATGAGGCCTTAAAATGTGCCTTTGAACTCACAAAACTCGAAGGAATTATTCCCGCTTTGGAAAGTGCTCACGCATTAGCGGTTTTAGACAAAAAGAAATTCAATGAAAATGACATTGTGGTAATTTGTCTGAGTGGTCGTGGAGATAAGGATATGGAAACGTATTTAAAAAATTTGTAG
- a CDS encoding GNAT family N-acetyltransferase gives MKYQIKKTNELTEKEIEHILQLWDISAWNTMKSAYFRSFFKDSEFHFLVDAEDSILAIIRVNFDFILDISGEEVSFAEAVGLVAAQKKKGYGARLVEYFTENVKERNIETIGFCHTDLRPFYEKCGIEILYDKARMIKENVDSEWVNSEDDDILLFHISDKRKESLIKLSAQNNAYLITKE, from the coding sequence ATGAAATATCAAATAAAAAAAACAAACGAATTAACAGAAAAGGAAATAGAACATATTCTTCAGCTTTGGGATATTTCTGCATGGAATACAATGAAGTCAGCCTATTTCCGATCTTTTTTTAAAGATTCTGAATTTCATTTTCTGGTAGATGCAGAAGATTCAATATTAGCGATTATTCGAGTTAATTTTGATTTCATCCTGGATATTTCAGGAGAAGAAGTTTCCTTTGCAGAGGCGGTCGGATTAGTGGCTGCCCAGAAGAAAAAAGGATATGGAGCCAGATTGGTTGAATATTTTACAGAGAACGTTAAGGAGAGAAATATTGAAACGATTGGATTTTGTCACACAGACCTTCGTCCGTTTTATGAAAAGTGCGGGATTGAAATTTTATATGATAAAGCAAGGATGATCAAGGAAAACGTCGACTCCGAATGGGTCAACTCTGAAGATGATGATATTTTACTCTTCCATATATCAGATAAAAGAAAAGAATCGCTCATCAAGCTGAGTGCTCAGAATAATGCTTATTTAATTACTAAAGAATAA
- the tnpA gene encoding IS200/IS605 family transposase: MQSNPYKNKKTQRKKHHISQSLVKNYIHIVFSTKYRNDFIDEKIEKELYTYIATLCKDFESYALQIGGTDDHIHILCRLSRKIALMKLVQEIKAHSSKWIKTKGEKYENFFWQNGYGAFSVGEKDVQMITNYIKNQRQHHQKQDFKTEFIEILEKHKIDYDEKYIWD; encoded by the coding sequence ATGCAATCCAATCCATATAAAAATAAAAAAACACAACGAAAAAAACACCATATATCCCAATCATTAGTTAAAAATTACATTCACATCGTATTCAGCACAAAATACAGGAATGATTTTATAGATGAAAAAATAGAAAAAGAATTGTATACCTATATTGCCACATTATGCAAAGATTTTGAAAGTTATGCATTACAAATAGGTGGAACAGATGATCATATTCATATTCTTTGCAGGCTGTCCCGGAAGATTGCATTGATGAAATTGGTTCAGGAAATAAAAGCCCATTCGTCAAAATGGATAAAGACCAAAGGTGAGAAATACGAAAATTTCTTTTGGCAGAATGGTTACGGTGCGTTCTCGGTAGGAGAAAAGGATGTTCAGATGATAACAAACTATATCAAAAACCAACGTCAGCATCATCAGAAACAAGATTTTAAAACCGAATTCATTGAAATTTTGGAAAAACATAAAATTGATTATGATGAAAAATATATTTGGGATTGA
- a CDS encoding phosphoribosylanthranilate isomerase, whose product MKHPSTGIFSPSLKVCGLTNLNQIQELITMKVDFLGFIFYEKSPRYVGNHLKFEEISTINHQGKVGVFVNEEVDKIIGIVKKAGLNLVQLHGDESHDFVVELREKLNPEIKIIKVIRVGNDIQENKTKIVQTLSSVGSDPATYYLFDTDSKAFGGTGKQFDWTILNELNIPLPYFLSGGISEENIRNIETLNQKPFALDINSKFEISPGNKDIDRIKKFSSIIQKSPEGTI is encoded by the coding sequence ATGAAACATCCATCAACAGGTATTTTTTCACCATCCCTCAAGGTTTGTGGTTTAACAAATCTCAACCAGATTCAGGAGTTAATCACCATGAAAGTAGATTTTCTGGGATTTATCTTTTATGAAAAATCACCAAGATATGTCGGAAATCATCTGAAGTTCGAAGAAATCTCAACCATCAATCATCAGGGAAAAGTAGGTGTATTTGTTAATGAAGAGGTTGACAAGATAATTGGAATTGTTAAAAAAGCCGGTTTAAATCTTGTGCAGCTTCACGGCGATGAAAGCCATGATTTTGTTGTTGAATTAAGAGAAAAATTAAATCCGGAAATTAAGATTATTAAAGTCATCAGGGTCGGCAATGATATTCAGGAAAATAAAACCAAAATAGTACAGACATTAAGTTCTGTAGGCTCCGATCCCGCCACCTATTATTTATTCGATACAGACAGCAAGGCATTCGGCGGAACAGGAAAACAGTTTGATTGGACTATTTTAAATGAACTCAACATTCCACTTCCCTATTTCCTGAGCGGCGGCATCTCAGAAGAAAATATCAGAAATATAGAAACCCTGAATCAAAAACCTTTTGCATTGGACATCAATTCAAAATTCGAAATATCACCTGGTAATAAAGATATTGACAGAATTAAAAAATTCAGTTCAATCATTCAAAAGAGTCCCGAAGGGACGATTTAA
- the trpC gene encoding indole-3-glycerol phosphate synthase TrpC: MTILDTIIERKKEEIAAARSNISIDQLKNTQFFERKTYSLKESVKNKSGIIAEFKRQSPSKGIINDQVSPLEVTFAYENFGASGISILTDKDFFGGDFNDILSVRNSITIPILRKDFMIDEYQFYEAKNMGADVILLIASCLSPDQVQEFTELAHELKMEVLLEIHTEEELKHFNPKIDLVGINNRNLKDFKVDLQHSVQLKNLLPKGVVSVAESGIYHLDDFNYLKEKGFDGFLMGEYFMRNTDPAKAFEEFSSQI; this comes from the coding sequence ATGACCATACTAGATACAATTATTGAAAGAAAAAAAGAGGAAATCGCTGCAGCCCGATCCAATATTTCCATTGACCAGTTGAAAAATACTCAGTTTTTTGAAAGGAAAACCTATTCTTTGAAAGAATCTGTAAAAAACAAAAGCGGGATTATTGCTGAGTTTAAAAGACAATCGCCTTCCAAAGGGATTATCAACGATCAGGTTTCACCTCTTGAAGTTACATTCGCTTACGAAAATTTTGGAGCCAGTGGAATTTCTATCCTGACGGATAAAGACTTTTTTGGTGGAGATTTTAATGATATTCTGAGTGTTAGAAATTCTATTACTATTCCAATCCTTAGAAAAGACTTCATGATTGATGAATACCAATTCTATGAAGCAAAAAATATGGGTGCGGATGTAATTTTATTAATTGCTTCCTGCCTTTCACCCGATCAGGTTCAGGAATTTACCGAACTGGCTCATGAACTAAAGATGGAAGTTCTGTTGGAAATTCATACTGAAGAAGAATTGAAACATTTTAATCCAAAGATTGATCTGGTTGGAATTAATAACAGGAATTTAAAAGATTTTAAAGTAGACCTGCAACATTCTGTTCAGTTAAAAAACCTTCTTCCAAAAGGAGTCGTATCGGTTGCAGAAAGTGGAATCTATCACCTTGATGATTTTAACTATTTAAAAGAAAAGGGATTTGACGGTTTTCTGATGGGAGAATATTTTATGAGAAATACAGATCCTGCCAAGGCATTTGAAGAGTTTAGCTCACAAATTTGA
- the trpD gene encoding anthranilate phosphoribosyltransferase: MKEILQYLFNHHTLSKSEAKATMIEIAQNKFNTAEVTAFISVFLMRNITLKELEGFREALLQMAAPVKIDASDAIDIVGTGGDGKNTINISTLASFVVAGAGQKVTKHGNYGASTTTGSSNVLEELGYQFKNNSDQLNEDLEKANICFLHAPYFHPALQSVGALRKSLGLRTFFNLLGPLVNPAKPQYSMIGVYNLEIARIYQYLLQKENRDFILVHGLDGYDEISLTHDSKIITKSGENIYSAEDLGFNPVTLEDIKAGNTIQETAKLFMNILEGKGTEQQNSVVLANASVALYNTHKFGTYDNCLLMAQESLESGKALQSFELLIN; the protein is encoded by the coding sequence ATGAAAGAAATATTGCAATACCTGTTCAATCATCACACCTTATCAAAATCTGAGGCCAAGGCTACAATGATTGAGATTGCTCAGAATAAATTCAACACGGCAGAAGTAACTGCTTTTATCAGCGTTTTTCTGATGCGTAATATTACCTTGAAAGAGCTGGAAGGCTTTAGAGAAGCTTTGCTGCAAATGGCAGCACCTGTAAAGATCGATGCTAGCGATGCTATTGACATTGTAGGAACCGGAGGTGACGGAAAGAACACAATCAATATATCAACATTGGCCAGTTTTGTAGTGGCCGGAGCCGGACAAAAGGTGACCAAACATGGAAATTATGGGGCTTCTACCACTACAGGGTCGTCCAATGTACTTGAAGAGCTGGGCTACCAGTTTAAAAATAATTCAGATCAGCTGAATGAAGATCTTGAAAAAGCCAATATCTGTTTCTTACATGCGCCCTATTTCCATCCTGCACTACAATCGGTAGGCGCATTGAGAAAATCGTTAGGATTAAGAACTTTCTTCAATCTTTTAGGTCCTTTGGTAAATCCTGCAAAACCTCAATATTCAATGATTGGAGTGTATAACCTTGAAATTGCCCGAATTTATCAGTATCTCCTTCAAAAAGAAAATCGTGATTTTATCCTGGTACATGGTTTAGACGGATATGACGAAATCAGTCTTACCCACGATAGTAAAATCATCACCAAGAGCGGAGAAAACATCTATTCTGCAGAAGATCTGGGGTTCAACCCTGTTACCTTAGAAGATATTAAGGCTGGAAATACCATTCAGGAAACAGCAAAACTTTTCATGAATATTCTGGAAGGAAAAGGAACTGAACAGCAGAATTCGGTCGTTCTGGCCAATGCATCTGTTGCCCTTTACAACACTCATAAATTCGGAACGTATGACAACTGCCTGCTTATGGCTCAGGAAAGTCTGGAAAGTGGAAAGGCACTGCAGAGCTTTGAACTTTTAATTAATTGA
- a CDS encoding anthranilate synthase component II, giving the protein MNNNINTQQPQFKVLVFDNYDSFTYNLVQIIERILDQRVDVVRNDQITLEEVGKYDKIILSPGPGIPEEAGILLDLIKEYAPTKSILGVCLGQQAIAEAFGGSLINLSEIFHGVATTTELVKENTKLFRELPSGIEVGRYHSWAVDPESFPEELEITAVDKDGMIMALQHKTYDVHGVQFHPESILTPDGEMIIKNFLLQ; this is encoded by the coding sequence ATGAACAACAATATAAATACCCAGCAACCTCAGTTTAAAGTTCTTGTTTTCGACAACTATGACAGTTTTACCTATAATCTTGTTCAGATTATTGAAAGAATTCTGGACCAAAGAGTGGATGTCGTAAGAAATGACCAGATCACATTGGAAGAAGTTGGGAAATACGATAAAATAATTCTTTCTCCCGGACCGGGAATTCCCGAAGAAGCAGGAATTTTACTGGATCTAATTAAAGAATACGCTCCTACTAAAAGTATCCTTGGAGTATGCCTTGGACAACAAGCTATTGCAGAAGCTTTTGGGGGAAGCCTTATCAACCTGTCCGAAATCTTCCACGGAGTGGCTACAACTACCGAACTGGTAAAGGAAAACACAAAATTGTTCAGAGAATTACCCTCAGGAATTGAGGTGGGAAGATACCATAGCTGGGCCGTAGATCCGGAAAGTTTCCCTGAAGAACTGGAAATTACAGCCGTAGACAAAGACGGAATGATCATGGCTCTACAACATAAAACCTATGATGTACATGGCGTACAGTTCCATCCTGAAAGCATTTTAACTCCTGACGGAGAAATGATCATCAAAAATTTTCTTTTACAATGA
- a CDS encoding anthranilate synthase component I family protein, whose protein sequence is MFTDKIKLKTVSKKTLGDLHTPMNIYLKIRDKFRDTILLESSDSKSIDNNFSFIAVNAIAGIEVKNLNEYEIKLPTSAPVKQFIMERSIIDIFEEFRKIFECKETLDPIEQTAQSLFGYTSFEAVQFFENISLKAQSPEVEIPILRYRLYQYVIAINHFNDEMYIIENQIDGIKSELHLLETLIKNQNTPVYPFEKNGQETSNITSEDYIELVKTAQKHCMRGDVFQLVLSRRFEQKFKGDEFNVYRALRNINPSPYLFYFDYGSYKLFGSSPESQLIIKNNKAIIHPIAGTAKRTGDFEADLQAIESLQADPKENAEHTMLVDLARNDLGKLGKNVTVTKLKEIQLFSHVIHMVSEVTADVAADINPLEMVSATFPQGTLSGAPKHKALQLINQYEKDSRGYYGGCIGMIGLNGTCNQAIMIRTFLSKNNTLYYQAGAGLVAKSVPENELQEVNNKLNALKKAVEKAEKLVEN, encoded by the coding sequence ATGTTTACTGATAAAATTAAATTAAAGACTGTTTCGAAAAAGACCTTAGGAGATCTTCATACTCCTATGAATATCTATCTTAAAATAAGAGATAAATTCCGTGATACTATTCTCCTGGAAAGCTCAGATTCCAAAAGTATTGATAATAACTTTTCCTTTATTGCAGTGAATGCCATCGCAGGAATTGAAGTTAAAAACCTTAATGAATATGAGATCAAACTTCCTACTTCTGCCCCGGTAAAGCAGTTCATCATGGAACGCAGCATCATTGATATTTTTGAAGAATTCCGTAAAATATTTGAATGTAAAGAAACCCTTGATCCTATTGAACAGACAGCTCAAAGTCTTTTTGGGTACACCAGTTTTGAAGCAGTACAATTTTTTGAAAATATCAGTCTTAAAGCGCAAAGTCCGGAAGTAGAAATTCCAATTCTCAGATACAGACTCTATCAGTATGTAATTGCCATCAATCATTTCAATGATGAAATGTACATTATTGAAAACCAAATCGATGGTATAAAATCTGAACTTCATCTTTTAGAAACCTTAATTAAAAATCAAAATACTCCTGTCTATCCTTTTGAGAAAAACGGGCAGGAAACCTCTAATATCACCAGTGAAGATTATATCGAGTTGGTAAAAACAGCTCAGAAACACTGTATGAGAGGAGATGTATTTCAATTGGTACTGAGCAGAAGGTTTGAGCAAAAATTCAAGGGAGATGAGTTTAATGTATACCGTGCGTTGAGAAATATCAACCCTTCTCCTTATCTTTTTTATTTTGATTACGGAAGTTATAAATTATTCGGATCAAGCCCTGAAAGTCAACTGATTATTAAAAATAACAAAGCTATTATTCATCCGATAGCCGGAACTGCCAAAAGAACAGGGGATTTTGAAGCTGATCTCCAGGCTATTGAAAGCTTGCAGGCAGATCCTAAAGAAAATGCCGAACACACAATGCTTGTTGATCTTGCGAGAAATGACCTGGGAAAACTGGGGAAAAATGTAACGGTTACCAAATTGAAAGAAATCCAGCTTTTTTCCCACGTTATTCATATGGTAAGTGAAGTGACAGCAGATGTTGCCGCAGATATTAATCCTCTTGAAATGGTTTCTGCCACTTTCCCACAAGGAACATTAAGCGGAGCTCCCAAACATAAAGCCCTTCAGCTGATCAATCAATATGAAAAAGATTCACGCGGTTATTACGGAGGCTGCATCGGGATGATCGGATTAAACGGAACATGCAACCAGGCCATCATGATCAGAACCTTTTTAAGCAAAAATAATACACTTTATTATCAGGCCGGAGCCGGTCTTGTGGCAAAATCAGTTCCTGAAAACGAATTACAGGAAGTCAACAATAAACTGAACGCACTGAAAAAAGCAGTAGAAAAAGCAGAAAAATTAGTAGAAAACTAA
- a CDS encoding cupin domain-containing protein, whose amino-acid sequence MTKRNLFGTALLVVLCTLILSCDNSSSDNQKSEYSDKIESVTLLKTSKSWEGTLYPAYPTGQPEISVLKISVPPNKALDWHKHPVINAAYVEKGEIQIEVKESGKIQWIKQGQVLPEMVNIAHRGKTGDKGATLIVFYSGSPDLPLSEPVH is encoded by the coding sequence ATGACAAAAAGAAATTTATTTGGTACAGCCTTACTTGTTGTACTTTGTACCCTCATTCTATCGTGTGACAATTCATCATCTGATAATCAAAAATCAGAATATTCCGATAAAATTGAATCTGTTACCCTCTTAAAAACTTCCAAATCCTGGGAAGGAACCCTCTACCCCGCCTATCCCACGGGACAGCCTGAAATATCGGTCCTTAAAATCTCTGTACCTCCCAACAAAGCTTTAGATTGGCACAAGCACCCTGTGATCAATGCAGCATATGTAGAAAAAGGCGAAATCCAGATAGAAGTTAAAGAAAGTGGTAAAATCCAATGGATAAAGCAAGGACAGGTACTTCCGGAGATGGTTAATATTGCCCATAGAGGTAAAACCGGAGACAAAGGAGCCACTTTGATTGTTTTCTACAGCGGATCTCCTGATCTGCCACTTTCGGAACCCGTGCATTAA
- a CDS encoding c-type cytochrome yields the protein MKKIFLAGMLGLLTVSCSKKENTAEVATSSETNTVSEPAKSNLSGDQIIETLDCSGCHSATERMIGPSYQEIANKYSQKDVELLASKIIEGGSGVWGGVPMAAHPQVSKEDAKKMVEYILSQKK from the coding sequence ATGAAAAAAATATTTTTGGCAGGAATGCTGGGTCTTTTGACCGTTTCCTGTTCTAAAAAAGAAAATACAGCTGAAGTGGCAACTTCTTCTGAGACCAATACTGTTTCAGAACCTGCAAAATCTAATCTGTCAGGTGATCAGATCATCGAAACATTAGATTGTTCAGGGTGTCACTCTGCTACTGAAAGAATGATAGGACCTTCTTATCAGGAAATCGCCAACAAATACTCTCAAAAGGATGTTGAACTGCTGGCTTCCAAGATTATCGAAGGCGGAAGTGGAGTTTGGGGAGGTGTCCCTATGGCTGCCCATCCACAGGTATCTAAAGAAGATGCTAAAAAGATGGTAGAATATATTTTAAGCCAAAAAAAATAA